A window of Apium graveolens cultivar Ventura chromosome 8, ASM990537v1, whole genome shotgun sequence contains these coding sequences:
- the LOC141679647 gene encoding uncharacterized protein LOC141679647, with translation MSTGQIPYSLVYGTEAVLPTEVMVPMARYGLLTNDVNNAELSHDKDTVDELREMAKIRVASYQQRIANVYNKHVHIRIFHVGDMVLRKTFQNTIDATAGKFADTWEGPYLIDAVVGRGAYRLSTVDGMQVPRD, from the coding sequence ATGTCTACAGGACAGATACCTTACAGCCTAGTCTATGGCACTGAAGCTGTGTTACCAACAGAGGTCATGGTACCAATGGCAAGGTATGGACTCCTGACAAATGACGTGAACAACGCAGAATTGTCACACGACAAAGATACGGTAGATGAGCTGAGAGAGATGGCAAAGATCAGGGTAGCTAGTTATCAACAAAGAATAGCCAACGTCTACAACAAACATGTTCATATAAGGATTTTCCATGTTGGTGACATGGTGCTGAGGAAGACATTTCAGAACACAATAGACGCAACGGCAGGAAAGTTTGCTGACACTTGGGAAGGGCCTTACCTCATAGACGCTGTCGTAGGGCGTGGAGCATACCGACTGTCTACTGTGGATGGAATGCAAGTACCAAGAGACTGA